The following coding sequences are from one Verrucosispora sp. WMMD573 window:
- a CDS encoding ABC transporter permease subunit, with protein MSTVSWITMRGLFGRRRFLLLLPLPVLLVGLAVLSRSLGVESTDWGPPVLVGLGMAVVLPVVSLIVGTGVLGAEIDDGTVVHVLTTPLPRWQIVLPKLAVAAGVTAVTVAVPLFAAGLLADSVRLGVALAVAASVGALAYTALFVAVSLLTRRPVLLGLVYVLIWEGLLSNVISGTRVLSIQHYVIALADRLAPTDLLATTVSVPVAAVMTALIIVAATFLAIDRLRSFSVAGETS; from the coding sequence ATGTCCACTGTCTCCTGGATCACGATGCGCGGCCTGTTCGGCCGTCGCCGGTTCCTGCTGCTGCTTCCGCTGCCGGTGCTTCTGGTGGGGCTGGCCGTGCTCTCCCGGTCGCTCGGGGTCGAATCCACGGACTGGGGTCCGCCGGTGCTGGTCGGCCTCGGGATGGCCGTGGTCCTGCCGGTGGTCTCCCTGATCGTCGGCACGGGCGTGCTCGGGGCCGAGATCGACGACGGCACGGTGGTGCACGTGCTCACCACGCCACTGCCGCGCTGGCAGATCGTGCTGCCCAAGCTGGCCGTCGCGGCCGGGGTCACCGCGGTCACCGTCGCGGTCCCGCTGTTCGCGGCGGGCCTGCTGGCCGATTCGGTACGCCTCGGCGTGGCGCTCGCCGTCGCCGCGTCGGTCGGTGCGCTGGCCTACACCGCGCTCTTCGTGGCGGTCAGTCTGCTCACCCGGCGACCGGTGCTGCTCGGTCTGGTCTACGTGCTGATCTGGGAAGGGCTGCTCAGCAATGTGATCAGCGGTACCCGGGTGCTGTCGATCCAGCACTACGTGATCGCCCTGGCCGACCGGCTCGCCCCGACCGACCTGCTCGCCACCACGGTCTCCGTGCCGGTGGCGGCGGTGATGACCGCGCTGATCATCGTCGCCGCCACGTTCCTCGCCATCGACCGCCTGCGCTCCTTCTCGGTGGCCGGCGAAACCAGCTGA
- a CDS encoding ABC transporter ATP-binding protein — translation MTMTNTAAPAATTSTLDLAGVSRWYGNVVAVNNVSMSLGPGVTGLLGPNGAGKTTLLHMMAGFLTPSRGAVTLDGRPTWRNPEVYRRLGLVSEREAVHSFLTAYEFVLATAKLHKLPDPQAAARRAIDLVEMADAQDRRIGTYSKGMRQRTRVAAALVHDPQVLLLDEPFNGMDPRQRLHMMELLHSLGDAGRTILFSSHILEEVEQVSGTVQVMVAGRLAASGDFRTIRRLMTNRPHVFAIRSTDDRALAVALMAEPSVSGVELGREGLTVRAGDYGAFTRMLPKVALARSVRVQQLVPEDESLESVFSYLVEA, via the coding sequence ATGACCATGACGAACACCGCCGCACCGGCGGCCACCACCAGCACCCTCGATCTCGCCGGGGTCTCCCGCTGGTACGGCAACGTGGTCGCGGTCAACAACGTGAGCATGAGCCTCGGGCCCGGGGTGACCGGGCTGCTCGGCCCGAACGGCGCGGGCAAGACCACCCTGCTGCACATGATGGCCGGCTTCCTCACCCCGTCCCGGGGCGCGGTGACCCTGGACGGCCGGCCCACCTGGCGCAACCCGGAGGTCTACCGGCGACTTGGTCTGGTCAGCGAGCGGGAGGCGGTGCACAGCTTCCTCACCGCGTACGAGTTCGTGCTGGCCACCGCGAAGCTGCACAAGCTGCCCGATCCGCAGGCAGCCGCTCGTCGCGCCATCGACCTGGTGGAGATGGCCGACGCCCAGGACCGCCGCATCGGCACCTACTCCAAGGGCATGCGGCAGCGCACCCGGGTGGCGGCGGCGCTGGTACACGACCCGCAGGTGCTGCTGCTGGACGAGCCGTTCAACGGCATGGACCCACGCCAGCGGTTGCACATGATGGAGTTGCTGCACTCGCTCGGCGACGCGGGCCGGACGATCCTGTTCAGCTCGCACATCCTGGAGGAGGTCGAGCAGGTCTCCGGCACGGTTCAGGTGATGGTCGCCGGCCGGCTCGCCGCCTCCGGCGACTTCCGGACCATCCGGCGGCTGATGACCAACCGGCCGCACGTCTTCGCCATCCGCTCCACCGACGACCGGGCGCTGGCCGTCGCGTTGATGGCCGAGCCGTCCGTCAGCGGGGTCGAACTGGGCCGCGAGGGCCTGACCGTACGCGCCGGTGACTACGGCGCCTTCACCCGGATGCTGCCGAAGGTCGCCCTGGCCCGGAGCGTACGGGTCCAGCAACTGGTACCCGAGGACGAGTCCCTGGAGAGCGTCTTCTCCTACCTGGTGGAGGCCTGA
- the valS gene encoding valine--tRNA ligase — MTDTARTARTGVPERPQLDGLEETWSRRWQEEGTYAFDRSKERSDVYAIDTPPPTVSGELHMGHVFSYTHTDLIARFQRMRGRTVFYPIGWDDNGLPTERRVQNVYGVRCEPSLPYDPDWAPPSAPVDDAARKHPTPISRRNFIELCERLTVADEQVFEALWRRLGLSVDWSSMYTTIGRVARATSQRAFLRNLARGEAYQAEAPTLWDVGFATAVAQAELEDRERPGAYHRLRFHAPGGRAVLIDTTRPELLPACVALVCHPDDERYADLVGTTVRTPVFGVEVPVRAHPLADPAKGTGIAMVCTFGDLTDVTWWRELALDTRVVVGRDGRLLPEPPAGVPAQPYAALAGQPVNGARRAIVEQLTEADDLVGEPRPISHPVKFYERGDRPLEIVSTRQWYLRNGGRDTGLREELLARGRELRWVPEHMRHRYEHWVGGLTGDWLVSRQRYFGVPVPVWYRLDDAGEPDWTQPLTPAESALPIDPSGDCPPGYDESQRGVPGGFVGDPDVLDTWATSSLTPQIVGGWERDPDLYRRVFPMDLRPQGHDIIRTWLFATVVRSHLEHGVLPWQTAELSGWILDPDRKKMSKSKGNVVTPMALLEQHGSDAVRYWAASGKPGTDLAFDPAQIRIGRRLATKLLNASKFALGLGAADALRAPATEPLDRAMLAELSGVVATATTAFEGYDHTAALQATESFFWRFCDDYIELVKERAYGSGAGADSARAALATALSVQLRLFAPVLPYATEEVWSWWRYGSVHRAPWPTTYEVGRAIQGDGDPHLLRLAADALGQVRRAKSERKLSMKAEVPLAEALGPAALLDQLTLVIDDLRAAGRIGKLDLLPDRTPELVIACAF, encoded by the coding sequence ATGACCGATACGGCGAGGACGGCCCGCACCGGCGTCCCCGAGCGTCCGCAGCTGGACGGGCTCGAGGAGACCTGGTCGCGCCGCTGGCAGGAGGAGGGCACGTACGCGTTCGACCGCAGCAAGGAGCGGTCGGACGTATACGCGATCGACACCCCGCCGCCGACCGTATCCGGCGAGCTGCACATGGGGCACGTCTTCTCGTACACGCACACCGACCTGATCGCCCGGTTTCAGCGGATGCGCGGCCGGACGGTCTTCTACCCGATCGGCTGGGACGACAACGGCCTGCCCACCGAGCGCCGGGTGCAGAACGTGTACGGGGTGCGCTGTGAACCCTCGCTGCCGTACGACCCGGACTGGGCACCGCCGAGCGCCCCCGTGGACGACGCCGCCCGGAAGCATCCGACCCCGATCTCCCGGCGCAACTTCATCGAGTTGTGCGAGCGGCTGACCGTCGCGGACGAGCAGGTCTTCGAGGCGCTGTGGCGGCGGCTCGGCCTGTCGGTGGACTGGTCGTCGATGTACACCACCATCGGACGGGTGGCCCGGGCCACCTCCCAGCGGGCGTTCCTGCGCAACCTGGCGCGGGGCGAGGCGTACCAGGCCGAGGCGCCGACCCTGTGGGACGTCGGTTTCGCCACCGCCGTGGCCCAGGCCGAACTGGAGGACCGGGAACGCCCGGGCGCGTACCACAGGCTGCGCTTCCACGCGCCCGGCGGGCGGGCGGTGCTGATCGACACCACCCGACCGGAGCTGCTGCCGGCCTGCGTCGCGCTGGTCTGCCACCCCGACGACGAGCGGTACGCGGACCTGGTCGGCACGACAGTGCGTACCCCCGTGTTCGGGGTGGAGGTGCCGGTGCGCGCGCACCCGCTGGCCGACCCGGCCAAGGGCACCGGCATCGCGATGGTCTGCACCTTCGGTGACCTGACCGACGTGACGTGGTGGCGGGAACTGGCCCTGGACACCCGGGTGGTCGTCGGCCGGGACGGCCGGCTGTTGCCGGAGCCACCGGCCGGGGTGCCCGCGCAGCCGTACGCGGCGCTGGCCGGGCAGCCGGTGAACGGGGCCCGACGGGCGATCGTGGAGCAGCTGACCGAGGCGGATGACCTGGTCGGCGAGCCGCGTCCGATCAGCCACCCGGTGAAGTTCTACGAGCGGGGCGACCGGCCCCTGGAGATCGTCTCGACCCGGCAGTGGTATCTGCGCAACGGTGGCCGCGACACCGGGCTGCGGGAGGAACTGCTGGCCCGCGGGCGGGAGTTGCGCTGGGTGCCGGAACACATGCGGCACCGCTACGAGCACTGGGTCGGCGGCCTGACCGGCGACTGGCTGGTGAGCCGGCAGCGCTACTTCGGGGTGCCGGTGCCGGTGTGGTACCGGCTCGACGACGCTGGCGAACCGGACTGGACCCAGCCTCTCACGCCGGCGGAGTCCGCGCTGCCGATCGACCCATCCGGGGACTGCCCGCCGGGGTACGACGAGTCGCAGCGCGGGGTGCCGGGCGGCTTCGTCGGCGACCCGGACGTGCTGGACACCTGGGCCACCTCGTCGTTGACCCCGCAGATCGTCGGCGGCTGGGAACGGGACCCGGATCTGTACCGCCGCGTCTTCCCGATGGACCTGCGCCCGCAGGGGCACGACATCATCCGCACCTGGCTGTTCGCCACAGTGGTCCGGTCGCATCTGGAGCACGGCGTGCTGCCCTGGCAGACGGCGGAGCTGTCCGGCTGGATCCTCGATCCCGATCGCAAGAAGATGTCGAAGTCCAAGGGGAACGTGGTGACCCCGATGGCGTTGCTGGAGCAGCACGGCTCGGACGCGGTGCGGTACTGGGCGGCCAGCGGCAAGCCCGGCACGGACCTGGCCTTCGACCCGGCTCAGATCCGGATCGGCCGGCGGTTGGCCACCAAGCTGCTCAACGCGTCGAAGTTCGCGCTCGGGCTGGGCGCCGCCGACGCGTTGCGCGCCCCGGCCACCGAGCCACTCGACCGGGCCATGCTCGCCGAACTGTCCGGGGTGGTGGCCACTGCGACAACGGCGTTCGAGGGGTACGACCACACGGCCGCGCTACAGGCCACCGAGTCGTTCTTCTGGCGGTTCTGCGACGACTACATCGAGTTGGTGAAGGAGCGCGCCTACGGCAGCGGGGCCGGCGCGGACTCGGCCCGGGCGGCGCTGGCCACCGCGTTGTCGGTGCAGCTACGGCTCTTCGCCCCGGTGCTGCCGTACGCGACCGAGGAGGTCTGGTCGTGGTGGCGGTACGGTTCGGTGCATCGCGCGCCGTGGCCGACCACGTACGAGGTGGGCCGGGCGATCCAGGGCGACGGAGATCCGCACCTGCTGCGGCTCGCCGCCGACGCCCTGGGGCAGGTCCGCCGGGCCAAGTCCGAGCGGAAGCTGTCGATGAAGGCGGAGGTGCCGCTGGCCGAGGCGCTCGGTCCGGCCGCGCTGCTCGACCAGCTCACGTTGGTCATCGACGACCTGCGCGCCGCCGGCCGCATCGGCAAGCTCGACCTGCTCCCCGACCGCACCCCCGAACTCGTCATCGCCTGCGCCTTCTGA
- a CDS encoding ABC transporter ATP-binding protein, translating into MTAASAVPDPPPEADPAHWRGVAPDPNADRSLAEDTDPAAVARLRARSRALLADVLRPHRARLGTAVALLLTQNAAAMSGPYLVMLGIDRAIEPLRAGEPGPLITVAVSFAAAAGIEYAARRGFLSVSARIGQAVLLDLRRRVYAHFLHLPVAFHERYTSGRMISRLTSDIDSIAELVDGGVESLVMAALTIVSVAGILLWLDLPLASVTLLAFPLLFWLSRWFARASASAYRRTREAMALVIVHFVESMRGIRTVQAYRRQARNQHIFDSVNDDYRRSSRHAFHLIATYSPGIKLIGNVTVAVVLCYGGARVLGGDTGVGVLAAFLLYLRRFFEPMQELSQFYNSLQSATAALEKLAGVLDERPSVAEPTRPVPLPDGPARGAVRFHAVSFGYRPDSPILTGLDLTIPAGQTVALIGPTGAGKSTVAKLLARFHDPDTGTVTLGGVDLRAVADAELRRAMVLVTQETHLYGGTVADNIRFGRPDADDEAVEAAARAIGAHDFISALPDGYATQVHRRGGRLSAGQRQLVAFARAFLADPAVLILDEATSSLDVPTERLVQHALGSILRDRTALVIAHRLSTVETADRVLVLDRGRIVEDGPPAELIVGGGRYADLHRQWRDSLL; encoded by the coding sequence GTGACCGCCGCGTCGGCCGTGCCGGACCCACCGCCCGAGGCGGACCCGGCCCACTGGCGGGGGGTGGCGCCCGACCCGAACGCCGACCGCAGCCTCGCCGAGGACACGGATCCGGCGGCGGTGGCCCGGCTGCGCGCCCGCAGCCGGGCGCTGCTGGCGGACGTGCTGCGCCCGCACCGGGCCCGGCTGGGCACCGCGGTCGCGCTGCTGTTGACCCAGAACGCCGCGGCCATGTCCGGGCCGTACCTGGTCATGCTCGGCATCGACCGGGCGATCGAGCCGCTCCGGGCGGGCGAGCCCGGCCCGCTGATCACCGTGGCCGTCTCGTTCGCCGCCGCGGCCGGCATCGAGTACGCGGCCCGGCGTGGCTTCCTCAGCGTCTCCGCCCGCATCGGCCAGGCTGTCCTGCTCGACCTGCGCCGCCGGGTGTACGCGCACTTCCTGCACCTGCCGGTGGCGTTCCACGAGCGCTACACGTCGGGGCGGATGATCTCGCGCCTGACCAGCGACATCGACTCGATCGCCGAGCTGGTCGACGGGGGTGTCGAGAGCCTGGTGATGGCCGCCCTGACGATCGTCTCGGTGGCCGGCATCCTGCTCTGGCTGGACCTGCCGCTGGCCTCGGTGACCCTGCTCGCCTTCCCCCTGTTGTTCTGGCTGTCCCGTTGGTTCGCCCGTGCCTCGGCCTCCGCGTATCGGCGTACCCGGGAGGCGATGGCACTGGTGATCGTCCATTTCGTCGAGTCGATGCGGGGTATCCGAACGGTCCAGGCGTATCGCCGGCAGGCGCGCAACCAGCACATCTTCGACTCGGTCAACGACGACTACCGTCGGTCCAGCCGGCACGCCTTCCATCTGATCGCGACGTACTCGCCGGGCATCAAACTGATCGGCAACGTCACGGTCGCGGTGGTGCTCTGCTATGGCGGCGCGCGGGTGCTGGGCGGCGACACCGGGGTCGGTGTGCTCGCGGCCTTCCTGCTCTATCTGCGCCGGTTCTTCGAACCGATGCAGGAGCTGAGCCAGTTCTACAACTCGCTCCAGTCGGCGACCGCAGCGCTGGAGAAGCTCGCCGGGGTGCTCGACGAACGGCCCTCGGTGGCCGAACCGACCCGGCCCGTACCGCTGCCCGACGGCCCGGCGCGCGGCGCGGTCCGCTTCCACGCGGTGTCGTTCGGGTACCGCCCGGACTCCCCGATCCTCACCGGGCTGGACCTCACCATCCCCGCCGGGCAGACCGTGGCCCTCATCGGGCCGACCGGCGCCGGCAAGTCCACAGTCGCCAAGCTGCTCGCCCGGTTCCACGACCCGGACACCGGCACGGTCACCCTCGGCGGTGTGGACCTGCGCGCGGTGGCCGACGCGGAGCTGCGCCGGGCGATGGTGCTGGTCACCCAGGAGACCCACCTGTACGGCGGCACCGTCGCGGACAACATCCGGTTCGGTCGCCCGGACGCCGACGACGAGGCCGTCGAGGCCGCCGCCCGAGCGATCGGCGCCCACGACTTCATCTCGGCGCTGCCCGACGGGTACGCCACCCAGGTACACCGCCGCGGCGGCCGACTCTCCGCCGGGCAGCGGCAGTTGGTCGCCTTCGCCCGGGCGTTCCTGGCCGACCCGGCGGTGCTGATCCTGGACGAGGCCACCTCGTCGCTGGACGTGCCGACCGAACGTCTGGTGCAGCACGCGCTCGGCAGCATCCTGCGAGACCGGACCGCGCTGGTGATCGCGCACCGGCTCTCGACGGTGGAGACCGCCGACCGGGTCCTGGTCCTCGACCGGGGCCGGATCGTCGAGGACGGGCCGCCGGCCGAGCTCATCGTCGGCGGGGGCCGGTACGCCGACCTGCACCGCCAGTGGCGCGACTCGCTGCTCTGA
- a CDS encoding AlkA N-terminal domain-containing protein: MELDFERCYRAVDSRDQRFDGWFYTGVTSTGIYCRPSCPAMTPKRRNVRFFPSSAAAQRAGLRACRRCRPDASPGSPQWDVRADVVGRAMRLIADGVVDRDGVPGLAARLGYTERHLHRMLRAELGAGPLALARAQRAQTARTLIETTGLGLAEIAFAAGFGSVRQFNDTVRAVYGAPPSQLRSGNGTAVRGAGTVTLRLAYRPPLHAAALLDFLARRTLPGVDEVVDGAYRRGLRLPHGPGEATLTPAVGHVAATLRLTDLRDLAPAVARCRRLLDLDADPAAVDQTLAADPALAATVAAEPGVRVPRAVDGFEMAVRAIATQQVSLASARTTLTHLLTHPGAVDQEILATASASGRRNALGQQDGALRGFATAEEVLRVPDSGFRMPVGRRETIRAVARAVAAGELDLESGGDREETVRRLTAIPGVGAWTAGYLAMRALGDPDAFLPTDLALRRGAAALGLTDNPKILDEYAVRWRPWRSYAVIRLWRSA, translated from the coding sequence GTGGAACTCGACTTCGAACGGTGTTACCGGGCCGTCGACAGCCGTGACCAGCGGTTCGACGGCTGGTTCTACACCGGCGTGACCTCAACTGGGATCTACTGCCGGCCGTCCTGTCCGGCGATGACCCCGAAGCGACGTAACGTGCGATTCTTCCCGTCGTCGGCGGCGGCCCAGCGGGCCGGGCTGCGCGCCTGCCGTCGCTGCCGCCCGGACGCCTCTCCCGGCTCACCCCAGTGGGACGTACGGGCCGACGTGGTCGGCCGGGCGATGCGACTGATCGCCGACGGCGTGGTCGACCGCGACGGGGTGCCGGGGCTGGCCGCCCGGCTGGGCTACACCGAACGGCACCTGCATCGGATGCTGCGGGCGGAACTCGGCGCGGGTCCGCTGGCACTGGCCCGGGCTCAGCGCGCGCAGACCGCCCGCACCCTGATCGAGACGACCGGGCTGGGCCTGGCCGAGATCGCGTTCGCCGCCGGGTTCGGCAGCGTCCGGCAGTTCAACGACACCGTACGCGCGGTCTACGGCGCACCACCGTCGCAACTGCGAAGCGGAAATGGCACGGCTGTCCGTGGTGCGGGCACGGTCACCCTGCGGCTGGCGTACCGGCCACCGCTGCACGCCGCCGCGCTGCTCGATTTCCTCGCCCGGCGCACGCTGCCCGGCGTCGACGAGGTGGTCGACGGGGCGTACCGGCGGGGGTTGCGGCTGCCACACGGCCCCGGAGAGGCCACGCTCACTCCAGCGGTCGGTCACGTGGCGGCGACGCTGCGCCTGACCGACCTGCGCGACCTGGCCCCCGCCGTGGCCCGCTGCCGACGGCTGCTCGACCTGGACGCGGATCCGGCCGCCGTCGACCAGACGCTCGCCGCCGACCCCGCGCTGGCCGCGACGGTGGCGGCCGAGCCTGGGGTACGCGTCCCCCGCGCGGTGGACGGCTTCGAGATGGCCGTCCGCGCCATCGCCACCCAGCAGGTTTCCCTGGCCTCCGCCCGCACCACCCTCACCCACCTGCTCACCCACCCGGGTGCAGTTGATCAAGAAATTCTGGCCACGGCGAGCGCTTCCGGCCGGCGCAATGCTCTCGGTCAACAGGATGGGGCGCTGCGCGGGTTCGCGACCGCGGAGGAGGTGCTGAGGGTGCCGGATTCGGGGTTCCGGATGCCGGTGGGGCGGCGCGAAACGATCCGGGCGGTGGCTCGGGCGGTCGCAGCCGGTGAGCTTGACCTGGAGTCGGGTGGCGACCGGGAGGAGACGGTGCGGCGGTTGACCGCGATTCCTGGTGTCGGCGCCTGGACCGCGGGCTATCTGGCTATGCGCGCGCTCGGCGACCCCGACGCGTTCCTCCCCACCGACCTCGCGCTACGTCGGGGCGCCGCCGCCCTCGGCCTCACCGACAACCCCAAGATCCTCGACGAGTACGCCGTCCGCTGGCGCCCCTGGCGGTCGTATGCCGTGATCCGTCTCTGGCGATCGGCGTGA
- a CDS encoding ABC transporter permease: MSEPIGVIHDIGYQRYTGPRLGRRHVFGALYLHGVRTTFGLGRSAKAKIFPWLVVGIVLMVAAAVTAIRSQIGEVVMTYAQFADAMSWLVIFFVAVAAPELVSRDMRSGVLPLYFSRPLPHGDYPLAKLLALVTALFLLLGAPQLLMFLGGAFTADGMGAVWDELLDLLPGLLYAGLWAVVFASVGLLIASLTGKRAFAAGGIVAVFLMTTPIVGILTVLPSQTANQLAGIASPPTLVQGVGLWTMRDLLVTEANTADLDLGPFGPVYALAAVALVAGCVALLLARYKKVAAR; this comes from the coding sequence ATGTCTGAGCCGATCGGCGTCATTCACGACATCGGCTACCAGCGCTACACCGGTCCCCGGCTCGGCCGCCGACACGTCTTCGGGGCGCTGTACCTCCACGGCGTGCGGACCACCTTCGGGCTGGGGCGCAGCGCCAAGGCCAAGATCTTCCCCTGGCTGGTGGTCGGCATCGTGCTGATGGTGGCCGCCGCGGTGACCGCGATCCGTAGCCAGATCGGCGAAGTGGTCATGACGTACGCCCAGTTCGCCGACGCGATGAGCTGGCTGGTCATCTTCTTCGTCGCGGTGGCCGCGCCCGAGCTGGTCTCCCGGGACATGCGCAGCGGTGTCCTGCCGCTCTACTTCTCCCGGCCGCTGCCGCACGGCGACTACCCGCTGGCCAAGCTGCTGGCCCTGGTGACCGCGCTGTTCCTGCTGCTCGGCGCGCCGCAACTGCTGATGTTCCTCGGCGGTGCCTTCACCGCCGACGGCATGGGCGCGGTCTGGGACGAACTGCTCGACCTGCTGCCCGGGCTGCTCTACGCCGGGCTGTGGGCGGTGGTCTTCGCCTCGGTCGGTCTGCTGATCGCCTCGCTGACCGGCAAGCGGGCCTTCGCCGCCGGCGGGATCGTGGCCGTGTTCCTGATGACCACGCCGATCGTCGGCATCCTGACGGTCCTGCCCTCGCAGACGGCGAATCAGCTCGCCGGCATCGCCTCGCCGCCCACCCTGGTGCAGGGCGTCGGCCTCTGGACGATGCGCGACCTGCTGGTCACCGAGGCCAACACCGCCGACCTCGACCTCGGGCCGTTCGGCCCGGTGTACGCGCTGGCCGCCGTCGCGCTCGTGGCGGGCTGCGTCGCCCTGCTGCTGGCCCGCTACAAGAAGGTGGCCGCACGATGA
- a CDS encoding methylated-DNA--[protein]-cysteine S-methyltransferase, with protein MSSTNTTSSMIDSTVIDTPAGPFTVLVGPDGAVRASGFTPDPANLLPLVHPSLRGQPRHRPDLGQVTAAVTDYLDGNLTAIDDVPVEQHTGGAFMAHAWQVLRDVKPGAPVTYTGYAALAGRPTAVRAAAAACARNAAALFVPCHRVLRTDGTLGGYRWGLPVKRWLLDHERLG; from the coding sequence ATGAGCAGTACGAACACCACGAGCAGCATGATCGACAGCACCGTCATCGACACCCCCGCCGGGCCGTTCACCGTTCTCGTCGGCCCGGACGGCGCGGTACGGGCGTCCGGGTTCACTCCGGACCCGGCGAACCTGCTGCCGCTTGTGCACCCCAGCCTGCGCGGTCAGCCTCGACACCGGCCGGACCTCGGTCAGGTCACCGCAGCCGTCACCGACTACCTCGACGGCAACCTGACCGCGATCGACGACGTCCCGGTCGAACAACACACCGGCGGGGCGTTCATGGCTCATGCCTGGCAGGTGCTGCGCGACGTCAAACCGGGCGCACCGGTCACCTACACCGGGTACGCCGCCCTGGCCGGCCGCCCCACCGCGGTACGCGCCGCCGCGGCGGCCTGCGCCCGCAATGCCGCCGCGCTGTTCGTCCCCTGCCACCGGGTGTTGCGTACCGACGGCACGCTCGGCGGCTACCGCTGGGGGCTGCCGGTGAAACGCTGGCTCCTCGACCACGAGCGACTCGGCTAG
- a CDS encoding ABC transporter ATP-binding protein: protein MLAGLAATGAGIAVPLVAQRVVDGPVARRDLTGLFLLAGLALLLGLAEALLIFVRRWVQSSSSVAMEAAIRTDVYAHLQRLSASFHDRWPSGQLLSRITSDLSVLRRFLSFGLFFLVLNLVTYLVVVVLLIRLHPALGLLVAASAAPLFLIARRFGRHYHVASRRMQDQQGDVATLVEETAQGLRTMKAYGRGPQLVARFAAGTEALHDTGIGKGRLLARTSALLDLVPNLTLGTVLVAGAAAVAGGRLTVGQLVAFVNLQLMLIWPVQSLGWIIANGQEAATAADRIQEVLDTRPAIVDRPVAIALARSTVRGRLRFEGVGFHYPASAVPVLRGLDLTVEPGETVAVVGATGSGKSTLLSLVPRLHDVSAGRITLDGHDLRDLRLASLRGLVGFAFEEPTLFSMSVWENLTLGRADAGEDEVRAALTLAQAEFAYDLPWGLRTRLGEQGLSLSGGQRQRLALARAVLIRPAVLVLDDPLSALDVHTEALVESALKRVLRDTTALLVVHRPSTIALADRVALLEHGRITAVGTHAELLASVPAYRGLLSAEPGGSPLVLS, encoded by the coding sequence ATGCTCGCCGGGCTCGCCGCCACGGGTGCCGGCATCGCCGTACCCCTGGTGGCGCAACGGGTGGTCGACGGGCCGGTGGCCCGGCGTGACCTGACCGGTCTGTTCCTGCTGGCCGGGCTGGCACTGCTGCTCGGCCTGGCCGAAGCCCTGCTGATCTTCGTTCGTCGGTGGGTGCAGTCATCGTCCTCGGTGGCGATGGAGGCGGCCATCCGCACCGATGTCTACGCCCACCTGCAACGGCTGTCGGCCAGTTTCCATGACCGGTGGCCGTCCGGCCAACTCCTCTCCCGGATCACCAGCGACCTGTCGGTGCTGCGCCGGTTTCTCTCCTTCGGCCTGTTCTTCCTCGTGCTCAACCTGGTCACCTACCTGGTCGTGGTGGTGCTGCTGATCCGGCTGCACCCCGCACTGGGGCTGCTGGTGGCCGCCAGCGCGGCGCCGCTGTTCCTGATCGCCCGCCGTTTCGGCCGGCACTATCACGTCGCGTCCCGCCGCATGCAGGACCAGCAGGGCGACGTGGCCACCTTGGTCGAGGAGACCGCGCAGGGCCTACGCACGATGAAGGCGTACGGGCGGGGGCCGCAATTGGTCGCTCGGTTCGCAGCCGGCACCGAGGCGCTGCATGACACCGGGATCGGCAAGGGACGGCTGCTCGCCCGCACCTCCGCGCTGCTCGATCTGGTGCCGAACCTGACTCTGGGCACCGTCCTGGTGGCCGGGGCCGCCGCCGTCGCCGGCGGACGACTCACCGTGGGCCAGCTCGTGGCCTTCGTCAACCTCCAGCTGATGCTGATCTGGCCGGTGCAGTCGCTGGGCTGGATCATCGCCAACGGGCAGGAGGCGGCCACCGCCGCGGACCGGATCCAGGAGGTGCTGGACACCCGGCCGGCCATCGTGGACCGTCCGGTCGCCATCGCCCTGGCGCGCTCGACGGTGCGCGGTCGGCTCCGCTTCGAGGGGGTGGGCTTCCACTATCCGGCAAGCGCGGTCCCGGTACTGCGCGGCCTCGATCTCACCGTCGAGCCCGGCGAGACCGTGGCCGTGGTCGGTGCCACCGGCAGCGGCAAGAGCACCCTGTTGTCCCTGGTGCCGCGACTGCACGACGTCAGCGCCGGCCGCATCACCCTCGACGGGCACGACCTGCGCGACCTGCGGCTGGCTTCGCTGCGCGGCCTGGTCGGGTTCGCCTTCGAGGAGCCGACGCTGTTCTCCATGTCGGTGTGGGAAAACCTCACCCTGGGCCGAGCCGACGCCGGCGAGGACGAGGTCCGGGCCGCGCTGACGCTGGCCCAGGCCGAGTTCGCGTACGACCTGCCGTGGGGATTGCGTACCCGGCTCGGGGAGCAGGGCCTGTCGCTCTCCGGCGGCCAGCGGCAACGACTCGCCCTGGCCCGGGCGGTGCTGATCCGCCCGGCCGTGCTCGTGCTCGACGACCCGCTCTCCGCGCTCGACGTGCACACCGAGGCGCTTGTGGAGTCGGCGCTCAAGCGGGTGCTGCGCGACACCACCGCGCTGCTGGTGGTGCACCGCCCGTCCACCATCGCCCTGGCCGATCGGGTGGCGTTGCTGGAGCACGGCCGGATCACCGCCGTCGGCACCCATGCCGAGCTGCTCGCCAGTGTGCCCGCGTATCGTGGGCTGCTCTCCGCCGAGCCGGGCGGCTCTCCCCTGGTGCTCTCGTGA